One Epidermidibacterium keratini DNA segment encodes these proteins:
- a CDS encoding GuaB3 family IMP dehydrogenase-related protein, which translates to MRDYVQIGIGREAKRSYRLRDISIAASRRTRDADEVSTSWRLDAFKFGIPLVTHPSDATMSPRTVGLVSEAGGLGVLNAEGLWTRYDDPQAAYSKITSAPESEATAVLQEVYSRPVDPDLIAERIRELREGGGTVAVRVSPQHTTALAPAILKAGVDVLVIQGTIVSAEHVSSDGEQLNLKEFIADLDVPVIVGGASNYQTALHLMRTGAAGVIVGYGANRYSTTDDVLGISAPMATTIMDAAAARRDYLDETGGRYVHIIANGDIETSGDIARAMACGADAVMLGTTLASASEAPGGGAWWDDPASHPKLPRGTFVAQAHARQVPLAAVLDGPADSPAGDQNLFGGLRRAMAKCGYSDLKEFQRCELIVTAGAEQ; encoded by the coding sequence ATGCGCGACTACGTCCAGATCGGCATCGGCCGCGAGGCCAAGCGCAGCTACCGGCTGCGCGACATCTCGATCGCCGCGAGCCGGCGCACCCGCGATGCCGACGAGGTCTCGACCTCGTGGCGTCTGGATGCGTTCAAGTTCGGCATCCCGCTGGTGACCCATCCCAGCGACGCGACGATGAGCCCACGGACGGTCGGCCTGGTCAGCGAGGCCGGCGGGCTGGGCGTACTCAACGCCGAAGGGCTGTGGACGCGGTACGACGACCCGCAGGCGGCGTACTCGAAGATCACCAGCGCGCCGGAGAGCGAGGCCACGGCCGTCCTGCAGGAGGTCTACTCGCGCCCGGTCGACCCGGACCTGATCGCCGAGCGCATCCGCGAGCTGCGCGAGGGCGGCGGCACCGTCGCGGTCCGCGTCTCGCCGCAGCACACGACCGCACTCGCCCCCGCGATCCTGAAGGCCGGAGTCGACGTACTCGTCATCCAGGGCACCATCGTCTCGGCCGAGCACGTCAGCTCCGACGGCGAGCAGCTCAACCTCAAGGAGTTCATCGCCGACCTCGACGTACCGGTGATCGTCGGCGGCGCGAGCAACTACCAGACCGCGCTACACCTGATGCGCACTGGCGCGGCCGGGGTGATCGTCGGGTACGGCGCCAACCGCTACTCCACGACCGATGACGTCCTCGGCATCTCAGCGCCAATGGCGACGACAATCATGGACGCCGCTGCCGCCCGCCGCGACTATCTCGATGAGACCGGCGGCCGCTACGTGCACATCATCGCCAACGGCGACATCGAGACCAGCGGCGACATCGCCCGCGCCATGGCGTGCGGCGCGGACGCGGTGATGCTGGGTACGACGCTCGCCAGCGCCAGCGAAGCGCCCGGCGGCGGTGCGTGGTGGGACGACCCGGCCAGCCACCCGAAGCTGCCGCGCGGCACGTTTGTGGCCCAGGCGCACGCGCGGCAGGTGCCGCTGGCGGCGGTGCTCGACGGCCCGGCCGACTCACCGGCTGGCGATCAGAACCTGTTTGGCGGGCTGCGCCGAGCAATGGCCAAGTGTGGATATAGCGATCTGAAGGAGTTCCAGCGGTGCGAGCTGATCGTGACGGCGGGCGCGGAGCAGTGA
- a CDS encoding tyrosine-protein phosphatase, producing MTDPAQTPVDGASKASQRTLQVDGALNARDLGGMPAGDGRVIRRGVVVRMDSPQFVTDDGARTLLDEHGIRTVLDLRYPTESQEGGIGPLATDAVTHVNIPIKSSDEQVAPGLRQMIEAAEGRPPAEVTFEYYQGYFTASDGQAIVAAVRELVRPDALPAVVHCAAGKDRTGAVVAIALSAVGVPDEVIADDYAASAAAVAGIVRRLRDTGAYEELDESTIDMQLTRHDTMTLLLAWIGEQYGGAREFLLARGFTEDDLQRLSDVLVEDAA from the coding sequence ATGACTGACCCTGCCCAGACCCCGGTTGACGGCGCCTCGAAGGCCTCCCAGCGCACGCTGCAGGTCGACGGCGCGCTCAATGCCCGCGACCTCGGGGGTATGCCGGCTGGCGACGGACGCGTCATCCGTCGCGGAGTCGTAGTCCGGATGGACAGCCCGCAGTTCGTCACCGACGACGGCGCTCGCACGCTGCTGGACGAGCACGGCATCCGCACTGTGCTGGATCTGCGCTACCCGACCGAGTCGCAGGAGGGCGGCATCGGCCCGCTCGCTACCGACGCGGTCACGCACGTCAACATCCCGATCAAGAGCAGCGACGAGCAGGTCGCACCCGGCCTGCGCCAGATGATCGAAGCCGCCGAGGGCCGCCCGCCGGCCGAGGTCACCTTCGAGTACTACCAGGGCTACTTCACTGCCAGCGACGGGCAGGCGATCGTCGCGGCCGTGCGAGAGCTGGTCCGCCCCGATGCGCTACCGGCCGTCGTGCACTGCGCCGCCGGCAAGGACCGCACCGGCGCCGTCGTCGCGATCGCGCTCAGCGCGGTCGGCGTACCCGACGAGGTCATCGCCGACGACTACGCCGCCTCGGCCGCCGCAGTTGCCGGGATCGTACGCCGGCTACGCGACACCGGTGCCTACGAGGAGCTGGACGAGTCGACCATCGACATGCAGCTGACCCGCCACGACACCATGACTTTGCTACTGGCCTGGATCGGCGAGCAGTACGGCGGCGCTCGTGAGTTCCTGCTGGCGCGTGGCTTCACCGAAGACGACCTGCAGCGGCTGTCCGACGTACTCGTCGAGGACGCTGCATGA
- the guaA gene encoding glutamine-hydrolyzing GMP synthase: MTDPQHPSADEAHVDAAAGAEAVLVIDCGAQYAQLIARRVREAGAYSEIVPHSISAAQVREREARAIVISGGPASVYTPGAPSLDPEIFELGVPVFGICYGFQVMAQTLGGTVAHTGGSEYGRTDLTVSDTDSVLFDDIPAHQEVWMSHGDAVTASPDGFRVTASTPGAPVAAFEDPSRALYGVQYHPEVLHTTYGQQVLRSFLLDAAGLRGDWTMEAVVETQVEQIRERVGDRHVICALSGGVDSAVAAALVSRAIGDQLHCVLVDHGLMRQGEVEQVERDFVAATGADLRVIDASETFLGHLRGVTDPEQKRKIIGREFIRVFEQAERDVLAEVAESGRTVGFLVQGTLYPDVVESGGGEGAANIKSHHNVGGLPEDLAFELIEPLRALFKDEVRKVGIELGLPEELVWRQPFPGPGLALRIIGEITPERLEILRAADAIVRDELTQAGLDRQIWQCPVVLLGDVRSVGVQGDGRTYGHPVVLRPVTSEDAMTADWARLPYDVLARISNRITNEVREINRVTLDITSKPPGTIEWE; encoded by the coding sequence ATGACCGACCCGCAGCATCCCAGCGCCGACGAAGCCCACGTCGACGCGGCCGCCGGTGCCGAGGCGGTCCTGGTCATCGACTGCGGCGCGCAGTACGCCCAGCTGATCGCGCGGCGCGTGCGCGAGGCCGGCGCCTACAGCGAGATTGTGCCGCACTCGATCAGCGCGGCGCAGGTGCGTGAGCGCGAGGCGAGGGCGATCGTGATCTCCGGCGGCCCGGCCAGCGTCTATACGCCCGGCGCGCCCAGTCTCGACCCGGAGATCTTCGAGCTCGGCGTCCCGGTCTTCGGCATCTGCTACGGCTTCCAGGTGATGGCCCAGACGCTCGGCGGCACCGTCGCACACACGGGTGGCTCGGAGTACGGACGCACCGACCTCACGGTCAGCGACACCGACTCGGTGCTCTTCGACGACATCCCGGCCCACCAGGAGGTGTGGATGTCGCACGGTGATGCGGTCACCGCATCGCCGGACGGCTTCCGGGTCACCGCCTCAACCCCGGGCGCCCCGGTCGCCGCGTTCGAGGACCCGTCGCGTGCGCTGTACGGCGTGCAGTACCACCCCGAGGTCCTGCACACCACGTACGGCCAGCAGGTCTTGCGCTCCTTCTTGCTGGATGCGGCGGGGCTGCGCGGCGACTGGACGATGGAGGCCGTCGTCGAGACCCAGGTCGAGCAGATCCGTGAGCGGGTGGGCGATCGGCACGTGATCTGCGCGCTGTCCGGTGGAGTCGACTCCGCCGTCGCGGCTGCCCTGGTCAGCCGCGCCATCGGCGACCAGCTGCATTGCGTGCTGGTCGACCACGGCCTGATGCGCCAGGGGGAGGTCGAGCAGGTCGAGCGCGACTTCGTGGCGGCCACCGGCGCCGACCTGCGGGTGATCGACGCGAGCGAGACGTTCCTCGGGCATCTGCGTGGCGTCACCGATCCCGAGCAGAAGCGCAAGATCATCGGCCGGGAGTTCATCCGGGTCTTCGAGCAGGCCGAGCGCGACGTACTCGCCGAGGTCGCCGAGTCCGGACGCACCGTCGGCTTCCTCGTGCAGGGCACGCTCTATCCGGACGTCGTCGAGTCCGGCGGCGGCGAGGGCGCGGCCAACATCAAGAGCCACCACAACGTCGGCGGGCTGCCCGAGGACCTCGCGTTCGAGCTCATCGAGCCGCTGCGCGCCCTGTTCAAGGACGAGGTGCGCAAGGTCGGCATCGAGCTCGGCCTGCCCGAGGAGCTGGTCTGGCGCCAACCCTTCCCAGGGCCCGGTCTCGCGCTGCGGATCATCGGCGAGATCACCCCCGAGCGGCTGGAGATCCTGCGCGCCGCCGATGCGATCGTGCGCGACGAGCTGACGCAGGCCGGCCTGGACCGCCAGATCTGGCAGTGCCCCGTCGTACTGCTCGGCGATGTGCGCTCGGTCGGCGTGCAAGGCGATGGCCGCACCTACGGCCATCCCGTCGTACTCCGCCCCGTCACCAGCGAAGACGCGATGACCGCGGACTGGGCGAGGCTGCCGTACGACGTACTCGCCCGCATCTCAAACCGCATCACCAACGAGGTGCGCGAGATCAACCGGGTCACCCTCGACATCACCAGCAAACCGCCCGGCACCATCGAGTGGGAATGA
- a CDS encoding chorismate mutase gives MTTTTERPATEAQPAETTADPALSAQECDRRIGVLRTQIDAVDDAIIALIDERVALSKNVGALRRAGGGPRLSLSRENQIIAKFARALGGSGTPLAMLLLKISRGRM, from the coding sequence ATGACTACCACGACCGAGCGCCCGGCCACCGAGGCGCAACCAGCAGAGACGACGGCTGACCCGGCGCTGTCGGCGCAGGAGTGCGACCGGCGGATCGGCGTACTGCGCACCCAGATCGACGCCGTCGACGACGCGATCATCGCGCTGATCGATGAGCGGGTCGCGTTGTCGAAGAACGTCGGCGCGTTGCGTCGCGCAGGCGGCGGGCCGCGCCTGTCGCTGTCGCGCGAAAACCAGATCATCGCCAAGTTCGCACGTGCGCTAGGCGGCTCGGGTACGCCGCTGGCGATGCTGCTGCTGAAGATCAGCCGCGGCCGCATGTAA
- the pcrA gene encoding DNA helicase PcrA: protein MPNPQSPLSQDIHSDVLFDVDDQPVLDDIDPNDPLLADLNQPQRDAVVHAGGPLLVVAGAGSGKTRVLTRRIAWLLDRRKASPGSILAITFTNKAAGEMQERVAAMVGGRSRAMWVSTFHAACVRILRAEAKTLGMKSSFTIYDQADATRLMTLVARDLDIDPKKFPPKSLLNAVSNAKNELIDEESFRAQADSSALKVQAEAYELYQRRLRQANAFDFDDLIMTTVNLLQAFPATAEHYRRRFRHILVDEYQDTNHAQYMLIRELVGLDGEGGVPPGELCVVGDADQSIYAFRGATIRNIEEFERDFPNARTVLLEQNYRSTQTILSAANSVIAKNADRRPKRLWSEQGDGAKIEGYVAESEHDEAAWIAGQVDKLVDAGDYKPSDIAVFYRTNNSSRVFEEIFIRVGLPYKVVGGVRFYERKEIRDALAYLKFLVNDDDVVSLRRILNTPKRGIGDKAEQCIDALASRERIGFPEALRRPDEAPAISSRAVKLIGEFNELIDGLRELIAGGSGASAVLEAILSRTGYIAELEDSEDPQDHTRIDNLNELVAVAAEFEVQQPDGSIADFLERVSLVSDADQVPDADGGMVTLMTLHTAKGLEFPVIFLSGMEDGLFPHLRALGDDKELEEERRLAYVGLTRAQQRLFLTRAYVRGQWGQPSYNPASRFLADIPADLVEWTQAASVRDVGARRDVSVSYSRGQTVGGAGGGVRLSQGGLARKSKSLPMLNLEVGDRVTHDSFGMGRVVGTRGAGDGLQVEVDFGTGGTKWLMLRYASGVMQKL, encoded by the coding sequence ATGCCTAACCCACAATCCCCGCTCTCGCAGGACATACATTCCGATGTCCTGTTCGATGTTGACGACCAGCCCGTCCTGGACGACATCGACCCCAACGACCCGCTGCTTGCCGACCTCAACCAGCCGCAGCGCGATGCCGTCGTACACGCCGGCGGTCCGCTGCTGGTCGTAGCCGGTGCCGGCTCGGGCAAGACCCGCGTGCTGACCCGCCGGATCGCGTGGCTGCTCGATCGCCGCAAGGCCAGCCCCGGCTCGATCCTCGCGATCACCTTCACCAACAAGGCCGCGGGGGAGATGCAGGAGCGCGTCGCGGCGATGGTCGGCGGCCGGTCGCGGGCGATGTGGGTCTCGACGTTCCACGCCGCGTGCGTGCGGATCCTGCGGGCCGAGGCCAAGACCCTCGGCATGAAGTCGTCCTTCACCATCTACGACCAGGCCGATGCCACCCGGCTGATGACGCTCGTCGCGCGCGACCTCGACATCGACCCGAAAAAGTTTCCGCCGAAGTCGCTGCTCAACGCGGTCAGCAATGCCAAAAACGAGCTGATCGACGAAGAGAGCTTCCGTGCGCAGGCCGACTCGTCGGCGCTGAAGGTGCAGGCCGAGGCCTACGAGCTCTACCAGCGGCGGCTGCGGCAGGCCAACGCCTTCGACTTCGACGACCTCATCATGACCACGGTCAACCTGCTGCAAGCGTTCCCCGCGACGGCCGAGCATTACCGGCGCCGCTTCCGCCACATCCTGGTCGATGAGTACCAAGACACCAACCACGCGCAGTACATGCTGATCCGCGAGCTCGTCGGGCTCGACGGAGAGGGCGGCGTACCTCCTGGAGAGCTGTGTGTCGTCGGCGATGCCGACCAGTCGATCTATGCCTTCCGTGGCGCGACGATCCGCAACATCGAGGAGTTCGAGCGCGACTTCCCCAACGCGCGCACCGTGCTGCTGGAGCAAAACTACCGCTCGACGCAGACCATCTTGAGCGCGGCGAACTCGGTGATCGCCAAGAACGCCGACCGCCGGCCAAAGCGGCTGTGGAGCGAGCAGGGCGATGGCGCGAAGATCGAGGGGTACGTCGCCGAGAGTGAGCACGACGAGGCCGCGTGGATCGCCGGGCAGGTCGACAAGCTCGTCGACGCCGGTGACTACAAGCCCTCGGACATCGCGGTCTTCTATCGCACCAACAACTCCTCACGTGTCTTCGAGGAGATCTTCATCCGGGTCGGGCTGCCCTACAAGGTCGTCGGCGGCGTGCGCTTCTACGAGCGCAAGGAGATCCGAGATGCCCTGGCATACCTGAAGTTTTTGGTCAACGACGACGATGTCGTCAGCCTGCGCCGCATCCTCAACACCCCCAAGCGCGGCATCGGCGACAAGGCCGAGCAGTGCATCGACGCGCTCGCCTCACGCGAGCGCATCGGCTTCCCGGAGGCGTTGCGCCGCCCCGACGAGGCGCCGGCGATCTCCAGCCGCGCCGTCAAGCTGATCGGGGAGTTCAACGAGCTGATCGACGGGCTGCGTGAGCTCATCGCGGGAGGGTCGGGAGCCTCCGCCGTACTCGAGGCCATCCTCTCGCGCACCGGCTACATCGCCGAGCTCGAAGACAGCGAGGACCCGCAAGACCACACTCGCATCGACAACCTCAACGAGCTCGTCGCGGTCGCCGCCGAGTTCGAGGTGCAGCAGCCCGACGGCTCGATCGCCGACTTCCTCGAGCGGGTCAGCCTGGTCTCCGACGCCGACCAGGTGCCTGACGCAGACGGCGGCATGGTCACCTTGATGACGCTGCACACCGCTAAGGGCCTGGAGTTTCCGGTCATCTTCCTGTCCGGCATGGAAGACGGGCTGTTCCCGCACCTGCGGGCGCTCGGCGATGACAAGGAGCTCGAGGAGGAGCGGCGGCTGGCGTACGTCGGGCTGACCCGCGCGCAGCAGCGTCTCTTCCTCACGCGCGCCTACGTGCGCGGGCAGTGGGGGCAGCCGTCCTACAACCCGGCATCGCGCTTCCTCGCTGACATCCCGGCCGACCTGGTCGAGTGGACGCAGGCGGCCTCCGTGCGCGACGTCGGCGCCCGGCGCGACGTGTCGGTCAGCTACTCCCGCGGGCAGACGGTCGGCGGCGCCGGGGGCGGCGTACGCCTCAGCCAGGGCGGGCTGGCACGCAAGTCGAAGTCGCTGCCGATGCTCAACCTCGAGGTGGGCGACCGCGTCACGCACGACTCGTTTGGCATGGGGCGGGTCGTCGGCACCCGCGGCGCCGGCGACGGGCTGCAGGTCGAGGTCGACTTCGGCACCGGCGGCACCAAGTGGCTCATGCTGCGCTACGCCTCGGGCGTCATGCAGAAGCTGTGA
- a CDS encoding cobalamin B12-binding domain-containing protein: MSSRIRVVVAKPGLDGHDRGAKVVARALRDAGMEVIYTGLHQTPEQIVETTLQEDADAVGLSVLSGAHMTQFSRVVELLGQNDAQDVVVLGGGIIPEEDVPELAKLGVEKIFTPGATTDEIVTWVRENVNRD; encoded by the coding sequence ATGAGTTCACGCATCCGAGTGGTGGTAGCCAAACCGGGCCTCGATGGCCACGACCGCGGCGCGAAGGTCGTCGCGCGGGCGTTGCGCGATGCCGGCATGGAGGTCATCTACACCGGCCTGCACCAGACCCCCGAGCAGATCGTCGAGACGACCCTGCAGGAGGACGCGGACGCCGTGGGGCTGTCGGTGCTCAGCGGCGCCCACATGACCCAGTTCTCGCGCGTGGTCGAGCTGCTCGGTCAAAACGACGCGCAGGACGTCGTCGTCCTCGGCGGCGGCATCATCCCCGAGGAAGACGTCCCCGAGCTGGCCAAGCTCGGCGTCGAGAAGATCTTCACCCCAGGCGCGACGACCGACGAGATCGTCACGTGGGTGCGCGAGAACGTTAACCGCGACTAG
- the sucC gene encoding ADP-forming succinate--CoA ligase subunit beta, protein MDLFEYQARELFAKHGVPVLGGDVAETPEQARQIAERIGGQVVVKAQVKTGGRGKAGGVKLADTPDEAEARAKDILGMDIKGHTVHKVLVAEASDIAEEYYFSYLLDRTNRTFLAMASVEGGVEIEEVAKNNPEALAKIPVDATKGVDADKAREIVAAASFPSEIADQVVDVIQQLWTVFVKEDALLVEVNPLVKDPNGKIIALDGKVTLDDNAYFRHPDHAELADKTAVDPLEQRAKELDLNYVKLDGQVGIVGNGAGLVMSTVDVVAYAGEQHGGVKPANFLDLGGGSSAQVMANGLGLILSDPDVRSVFVNVFGGITSADTVADGIVTALTELGDKATKPLVVRLDGNNVELGKKILNDFNHPLVQFVDTMDGAAAKAAELAAAK, encoded by the coding sequence GTGGATCTTTTCGAGTACCAGGCTCGTGAGCTTTTTGCCAAGCACGGCGTACCCGTGCTTGGTGGCGACGTGGCCGAGACCCCCGAGCAGGCCCGCCAGATCGCCGAGCGAATCGGTGGCCAGGTCGTCGTCAAGGCGCAGGTCAAGACCGGTGGCCGCGGCAAGGCCGGCGGCGTGAAGCTCGCCGACACCCCCGATGAGGCAGAGGCCCGCGCCAAGGACATCCTCGGCATGGACATCAAGGGCCACACGGTCCACAAGGTCCTCGTCGCCGAGGCCTCGGACATCGCCGAGGAGTACTACTTCTCCTACCTGCTCGATCGCACCAACCGCACCTTCCTGGCCATGGCCTCGGTCGAGGGCGGCGTGGAGATCGAAGAGGTCGCCAAGAACAACCCCGAGGCGCTGGCGAAGATCCCGGTCGACGCGACCAAGGGCGTGGACGCCGACAAGGCCCGCGAGATCGTCGCAGCCGCGAGCTTCCCGTCCGAGATCGCCGATCAGGTCGTCGACGTGATCCAGCAGCTGTGGACCGTCTTCGTCAAGGAAGACGCCCTGCTCGTCGAGGTCAACCCGCTGGTCAAGGACCCGAACGGCAAGATCATCGCTCTCGATGGCAAGGTCACCCTGGACGACAACGCGTACTTCCGTCACCCCGACCACGCCGAGCTCGCGGACAAGACCGCAGTCGACCCGCTTGAGCAGCGCGCCAAGGAGCTCGACCTCAACTACGTCAAGCTCGATGGCCAGGTCGGCATCGTCGGCAACGGCGCCGGGCTCGTCATGTCGACGGTCGACGTCGTGGCGTACGCCGGTGAGCAGCACGGTGGCGTGAAGCCGGCCAACTTCCTGGACCTCGGCGGCGGCTCGTCGGCCCAGGTCATGGCCAACGGTCTCGGGCTGATCCTGTCCGACCCCGACGTACGCTCCGTCTTCGTCAACGTCTTCGGTGGCATCACCTCCGCTGACACGGTCGCCGACGGCATCGTCACCGCGCTGACCGAGCTCGGCGACAAGGCCACCAAGCCGCTCGTCGTACGCCTCGATGGCAACAACGTCGAGCTGGGCAAGAAGATCCTGAACGACTTCAACCATCCTCTCGTGCAGTTCGTCGACACGATGGACGGCGCCGCGGCCAAGGCCGCCGAGCTCGCCGCGGCGAAGTAA
- the sucD gene encoding succinate--CoA ligase subunit alpha, with protein MSIFLNNDSKIIVQGMTGSEGQKHTARMIKAGSQIVGGVTPGKGGQEVDFDGTTVPVFNSVKEAMDATGADVTVIFVPPKFAKSAIIEAIDAEIPLAVVITEGIPVHDTTEVFAYSQGKKTRFIGPNCPGLQTPGESSAGIIPDISGPGKIGLVSKSGTLTYQMMYELRDYGISTAVGIGGDPVIGTTHIDCLEAFENDPDTAAIVMIGEIGGDAEERAADYIKANVSKPVVGYVAGFMAPEGKTMGHAGAIVSGSAGTAQAKKEALEAAGVKVGKTPSEAAQLMRDIMAAL; from the coding sequence ATGTCAATCTTCCTGAACAACGACAGCAAGATCATCGTCCAGGGCATGACTGGCTCCGAGGGCCAGAAGCACACCGCGCGGATGATCAAGGCCGGCTCGCAGATCGTCGGCGGTGTCACGCCGGGCAAGGGTGGGCAAGAGGTCGACTTCGACGGCACCACCGTCCCGGTCTTCAACTCCGTCAAGGAGGCGATGGACGCCACCGGCGCCGACGTCACCGTCATCTTCGTGCCGCCGAAGTTCGCGAAGTCGGCGATCATCGAGGCGATCGACGCCGAGATCCCGCTCGCCGTCGTCATCACCGAGGGCATCCCGGTGCACGACACCACCGAGGTGTTTGCCTACTCGCAGGGCAAGAAGACCCGCTTCATCGGTCCGAACTGTCCCGGCCTGCAGACCCCGGGCGAGTCCAGCGCCGGGATCATCCCGGACATCTCCGGACCGGGCAAGATCGGGCTGGTCTCCAAGTCCGGCACGCTGACCTACCAGATGATGTACGAGCTGCGTGACTACGGCATCTCGACCGCGGTCGGCATCGGCGGCGACCCGGTGATCGGTACGACGCACATCGACTGCCTCGAGGCGTTCGAGAACGACCCCGACACCGCGGCGATCGTGATGATCGGCGAGATCGGCGGCGACGCCGAGGAGCGCGCGGCCGACTACATCAAGGCCAACGTCAGCAAGCCGGTCGTCGGCTACGTCGCCGGTTTCATGGCGCCCGAGGGCAAGACCATGGGCCACGCGGGGGCCATCGTCTCCGGCTCGGCTGGTACGGCGCAGGCCAAGAAGGAAGCCCTTGAGGCCGCCGGAGTGAAGGTCGGCAAGACGCCGAGCGAGGCCGCGCAGTTGATGCGCGACATCATGGCGGCGCTGTAA
- a CDS encoding cell division protein PerM yields MSSADPSTDSRAAGDAASDASPQSQPKTEISAGHAPDRDASNVVWGAVSAIGVLLAGIIGCVALALLGWAVDNPEGASAGSAMQVGLQGWFLAHGVPLPVAWGTLSLPPLLASAGIAYLFYRSGRSTARSLGIVSLRDQAEVAAAYAISYATVSIMLTSLAYPAGGIGLWHVGIAAVGFALIPTSLGLLVESGTGTRLLERLPGPAYAYLPGMRAGLLAAIGVSALLIACSLIINFSEASAIVAALAPGSVAGLSIIGISLLYLPNGLLSVLLLGSGAGFEIGSQTSIGLTAVSRGSLPAFPLLAALPHGWSLLVWSAVLAPIAAAVLATLASVRRLEAEDRTVPGLFSLAGAIALAGAATVGLLAWFAGGALGDGTLASVGTPPLTAFYYTLALTFVVSTGTAFYAARGRIGSAQAAKRSKAMETLAEPAPKDKRPRRDLKITSKRGLRRLTRSAPAPRAGGASAPSATLSIVQRARAERAERAEAELHAADPEPQADITEPTSADKEHRKAS; encoded by the coding sequence GTGAGCTCTGCCGACCCGTCCACCGATTCACGCGCCGCCGGCGACGCGGCCTCGGACGCGTCGCCTCAGTCTCAACCCAAGACCGAAATCTCCGCAGGTCACGCCCCAGATCGAGATGCGTCCAACGTTGTCTGGGGCGCCGTGTCGGCGATCGGCGTACTGCTCGCCGGAATCATCGGCTGCGTGGCCCTGGCGCTGCTCGGCTGGGCCGTCGACAATCCCGAGGGTGCGAGCGCCGGGTCGGCGATGCAAGTCGGGCTGCAGGGGTGGTTCCTCGCGCACGGGGTCCCGCTGCCGGTCGCGTGGGGCACCCTGTCGCTCCCGCCGTTGCTGGCCAGCGCAGGCATCGCCTACCTCTTCTACCGATCTGGACGGAGTACGGCGCGCTCGCTGGGCATCGTGAGCCTGCGCGACCAAGCCGAGGTGGCTGCGGCGTACGCGATCAGCTACGCCACCGTCTCGATCATGCTGACCAGCCTCGCCTACCCGGCCGGCGGAATCGGGCTGTGGCACGTCGGTATCGCCGCGGTCGGGTTTGCGCTCATTCCGACCTCGCTGGGCCTGCTTGTCGAAAGCGGCACCGGCACCCGCTTGCTTGAGCGGCTGCCCGGACCGGCGTACGCCTATCTGCCCGGGATGCGCGCGGGTCTGCTCGCCGCGATCGGGGTCAGCGCGCTGCTCATCGCGTGCTCGCTCATCATCAACTTCAGCGAGGCCAGCGCCATCGTCGCGGCTCTCGCGCCGGGCAGCGTCGCCGGCCTGAGCATCATCGGCATCAGCCTGCTCTATCTGCCCAACGGGCTGCTCAGCGTGCTGCTGCTCGGGTCGGGCGCGGGGTTCGAGATCGGCTCCCAGACGAGCATCGGGCTGACGGCGGTCTCGCGCGGTTCGCTGCCGGCCTTCCCGCTGCTGGCGGCGCTGCCGCACGGCTGGTCGCTGCTGGTGTGGTCCGCCGTGCTCGCTCCGATCGCCGCCGCGGTGCTGGCCACGTTGGCATCGGTACGCCGGCTCGAGGCCGAAGACCGCACCGTTCCTGGACTGTTTTCGCTGGCTGGAGCGATCGCGCTCGCCGGTGCCGCGACCGTCGGGCTCCTGGCGTGGTTTGCCGGGGGAGCGCTCGGTGACGGCACGCTCGCCTCGGTCGGCACACCGCCGCTGACGGCCTTCTACTACACCCTCGCCCTCACGTTCGTGGTGTCGACGGGTACGGCGTTCTATGCCGCGCGCGGACGTATCGGCTCGGCGCAGGCCGCCAAGCGCTCCAAGGCGATGGAAACGCTGGCCGAGCCGGCACCGAAGGACAAGCGGCCGCGGCGGGACCTCAAGATCACTTCCAAGCGTGGGCTGCGCCGGCTCACCCGCTCGGCTCCCGCGCCGCGGGCCGGGGGAGCGAGCGCTCCGTCGGCCACGCTCAGCATCGTGCAGCGAGCCCGCGCCGAACGCGCTGAACGCGCCGAAGCCGAGCTGCACGCCGCAGACCCGGAGCCGCAGGCCGACATCACCGAGCCGACGTCGGCCGACAAAGAGCACCGCAAGGCCAGCTAA